A single window of Brevundimonas vitisensis DNA harbors:
- a CDS encoding LacI family DNA-binding transcriptional regulator, translated as MTKVTIRHVAEEAGVAVKTVSRVVNGEPNVTRDLRDRVERAVEKLGYVPSMAARRMGGSRSYMLVALNDRRNTINNWQSGRGNDWIDQMLHGAMLMCESHGYRMLFELVDAASQDLDRRVVAILSALQPDGLILTPPHSQNEALVQMLLRRNVPVVRMGVPGHGLGVGVHMDDRAAAFEATCHLIDLGHRRIGFIAGSERFAASEARRRGYLDALAQGGLARDESLEAPGDFTFESGLEAASTLLSRDTPPTAILASNDEMALAVLHAAPRFGKTVPGDLSVISFDDTPGIRLSVPALTSIRQPISEMASRAAELLIAASRDGPVEAKDHILPFGLIVRGSTAPPAA; from the coding sequence ATGACAAAGGTCACAATCCGGCACGTCGCCGAAGAGGCAGGCGTCGCGGTCAAGACGGTTTCCCGCGTCGTCAATGGCGAACCGAACGTCACCCGGGACCTGCGCGACCGGGTCGAACGGGCTGTCGAGAAGCTGGGCTATGTCCCCAGTATGGCGGCACGGCGCATGGGCGGATCGCGGTCCTATATGCTGGTCGCCCTGAACGACCGGCGAAACACCATCAACAACTGGCAGAGCGGGCGCGGCAACGACTGGATCGACCAGATGCTGCACGGGGCTATGCTGATGTGCGAGAGCCACGGCTATCGCATGCTGTTCGAACTGGTGGACGCGGCCTCGCAGGATCTGGACCGGCGCGTCGTCGCCATCCTGTCGGCGCTGCAGCCCGACGGGCTGATCCTGACCCCGCCGCATTCCCAGAACGAGGCCCTGGTGCAGATGCTGCTGCGCCGAAATGTGCCGGTGGTGCGGATGGGCGTGCCCGGACATGGCCTGGGTGTCGGCGTTCACATGGACGACCGGGCTGCGGCCTTCGAGGCAACCTGTCACCTGATCGATCTGGGCCATCGCCGGATCGGCTTCATCGCCGGCAGTGAGCGGTTTGCCGCCAGTGAGGCGCGGCGGCGGGGCTATCTGGACGCCCTGGCTCAAGGCGGGCTGGCGCGCGACGAAAGTCTGGAAGCCCCCGGCGACTTCACCTTTGAAAGCGGGCTGGAGGCGGCCTCGACGCTGTTGAGCCGGGACACTCCCCCGACCGCCATCCTGGCCAGCAACGACGAAATGGCCCTGGCCGTCCTTCATGCCGCCCCGCGATTTGGCAAGACGGTGCCCGGCGATCTATCGGTGATCAGTTTCGACGACACGCCCGGCATCCGGCTCAGCGTCCCGGCCCTGACCAGCATCCGCCAGCCGATCTCGGAGATGGCGTCACGCGCCGCAGAACTGCTGATCGCCGCCAGCCGCGACGGACCGGTCGAGGCGAAGGATCACATCCTGCCCTTTGGCCTGATCGTGCGGGGTTCGACCGCCCCGCCCGCCGCATGA
- a CDS encoding MFS transporter, which translates to MSSAPPTASDDPVLARASAPFILSYTGAQIGAFIAFIPLLTLLLPLKAEAIDPAGKAALLGQVALWGSVAAGLSNIAVGAASDLTRRRMGGRWPWILAGLVASLVCYGLIYRADSPTGLLVAVILLQLSLNLMINPLMAVLADHIPSSQKGLVSGFTGLAYPLATLFGALILGVWLQTEESRLWAVAAGMSLLITPFIVMAGRRRRVAVTLPPVERVWSMVALRDRDFLVAFLSRFSVQTAVAMNVLYLLFFLQQETAIATVWPDQRPEAVLGWLITASTGTSIITGLIGGYLSDRLARRRIFVLIGGLTVAAGALTMALFPTWPGPLAGQILFGMGAGLYGIVDNALIAEVLPSRGNAGRDLGVMNIAITSAQVVAPLVGLATLALAGGDLRLVFGAAALFAVYGAVSIRAVRRVP; encoded by the coding sequence ATGTCCAGCGCCCCCCCGACCGCCTCCGACGATCCAGTGCTGGCACGGGCCTCTGCGCCCTTTATTCTGAGTTACACCGGGGCCCAGATCGGGGCCTTTATCGCCTTCATCCCGCTGTTGACCCTGCTTCTGCCGCTGAAGGCCGAAGCGATCGATCCGGCGGGCAAGGCCGCGCTTCTGGGCCAGGTCGCTCTGTGGGGCTCGGTCGCCGCCGGCCTGTCGAATATCGCCGTGGGCGCGGCATCCGACCTGACGCGTCGCAGGATGGGAGGACGCTGGCCCTGGATCCTGGCGGGACTGGTGGCCAGCCTGGTCTGCTATGGCCTGATCTATCGTGCCGACAGCCCGACCGGACTGCTGGTGGCGGTGATCCTGCTTCAGCTCAGCCTGAACCTGATGATCAATCCGCTGATGGCCGTGCTGGCCGACCATATTCCCTCCAGCCAGAAGGGATTGGTGTCGGGGTTCACCGGCCTCGCCTATCCGCTGGCCACATTGTTCGGAGCCCTGATCCTGGGGGTCTGGCTGCAGACCGAGGAAAGCCGCCTGTGGGCCGTCGCTGCGGGCATGAGCCTGTTGATCACGCCCTTTATCGTCATGGCCGGACGCCGGCGGCGCGTCGCCGTCACCCTGCCCCCCGTCGAGCGGGTGTGGTCCATGGTGGCCTTGCGGGACCGCGACTTCCTGGTTGCCTTTCTGTCGCGGTTCTCGGTGCAGACGGCCGTGGCGATGAATGTGCTGTATCTACTGTTCTTTCTGCAGCAGGAGACCGCCATTGCCACCGTCTGGCCGGACCAGAGGCCCGAGGCGGTGCTGGGCTGGCTGATCACGGCATCGACAGGCACCTCGATCATCACGGGGCTGATCGGCGGCTATCTGTCGGACCGGCTGGCGCGGCGGCGGATCTTCGTTCTGATCGGCGGACTGACCGTCGCGGCGGGCGCTCTGACCATGGCGCTGTTTCCGACCTGGCCCGGCCCACTGGCCGGTCAGATCCTGTTCGGCATGGGAGCCGGTCTCTACGGCATCGTCGACAATGCTCTGATCGCCGAAGTCCTGCCCAGCCGAGGCAATGCCGGGCGCGATCTGGGCGTCATGAACATCGCCATCACTTCGGCCCAGGTGGTGGCGCCGTTGGTCGGGCTGGCCACCCTGGCGCTGGCGGGCGGCGACCTGCGACTGGTCTTCGGAGCGGCTGCCCTGTTCGCTGTCTATGGCGCGGTCAGCATCCGGGCCGTGCGGCGGGTGCCCTGA
- a CDS encoding response regulator, whose translation MSTRTCLIVDDSRIIRKVARRIVEAFGMEVDEAADGAEALALCTGAMPQTILLDWNMPVMDGLTFLRRLRALPGGMSPKVLFCTIETRAERIAEALSAGADDYVMKPFDGVILQSKLSGVGAV comes from the coding sequence TTGAGCACGCGTACCTGTCTGATCGTCGATGACAGTCGGATCATCCGCAAGGTCGCCCGGCGCATCGTCGAGGCCTTCGGCATGGAGGTCGACGAGGCCGCCGACGGTGCCGAGGCCCTGGCCCTGTGCACTGGCGCGATGCCCCAGACCATCCTGCTGGATTGGAATATGCCGGTGATGGACGGCCTGACCTTCCTTCGCCGCCTGCGCGCCCTGCCCGGCGGCATGTCGCCCAAGGTCCTGTTCTGCACCATCGAGACGCGCGCCGAGCGGATCGCCGAAGCCCTGTCGGCAGGGGCCGATGACTATGTGATGAAGCCGTTCGACGGTGTCATCCTGCAATCCAAACTGTCCGGGGTGGGAGCGGTCTGA
- the cysQ gene encoding 3'(2'),5'-bisphosphate nucleotidase CysQ encodes MTHSLTDDLASGALADVLADLAEDAARVILPYWRADAEVITKADDSPVTQADRAAEALILARLQARYPGVQAVAEEAVAETGTPDATQDLFWLIDPLDGTRGFIRGGEAYTVNIALVQGGRVVAGVVSAPATATTWVSGLRDGSPVALRRRFGEGWQVVRVRPRPDAPQAVVSHTMTDEEATRLAARHGCAQWQGTDSSLKFCLIAEGRFDAYPRTGPTHEWDTAAGHAVLEAAGGRVLAEDGQPLAYGKPGFWNGPFVALGG; translated from the coding sequence ATGACCCATTCTCTGACCGATGACCTCGCCTCCGGTGCCCTTGCCGACGTTCTGGCCGATCTGGCCGAGGATGCCGCTCGGGTCATCCTGCCCTATTGGCGGGCGGATGCGGAGGTCATCACCAAGGCGGACGACAGTCCGGTGACCCAGGCGGACCGCGCGGCCGAGGCCCTGATCCTGGCTCGGTTGCAGGCCCGCTATCCCGGCGTTCAGGCGGTGGCCGAGGAGGCGGTGGCCGAGACCGGCACGCCGGATGCGACCCAGGATCTGTTCTGGCTCATCGATCCGCTGGATGGCACGCGCGGCTTCATCCGGGGCGGCGAGGCCTATACGGTCAACATCGCCCTGGTGCAGGGCGGGCGTGTCGTGGCGGGGGTCGTGTCGGCTCCGGCGACGGCGACCACCTGGGTGTCCGGCTTGCGCGACGGATCGCCCGTGGCGCTGCGCCGCCGCTTTGGCGAGGGCTGGCAGGTCGTCCGTGTGCGCCCCCGGCCCGACGCCCCCCAGGCGGTGGTCAGCCACACCATGACCGATGAAGAGGCGACGCGGCTGGCCGCCCGCCACGGCTGCGCCCAGTGGCAGGGCACCGATTCCTCGCTGAAATTCTGCCTGATCGCAGAGGGTCGGTTCGACGCCTATCCCCGCACCGGCCCCACCCACGAATGGGACACTGCGGCCGGTCATGCGGTTCTGGAGGCCGCAGGCGGACGGGTTCTGGCCGAGGACGGCCAGCCCCTGGCCTATGGCAAGCCGGGTTTCTGGAATGGCCCGTTCGTGGCGCTGGGCGGCTAG
- the chpT gene encoding histidine phosphotransferase ChpT — protein MTSDPAVTDLPVDRGELATYIAAKLCHDFISPAGAIVSGLDLLKDPSAQDMRDDAMGLITDSAEKLVAIVHFARVAFGAATSSERFSGEELRGLVAGLVDGGRASMNWQVQTDVFEKPAARALVNLAYLTMAALPTGGTATISTRQEDGFVVLDGLAEGARARLKPEAVTGLAGQRLAEGLPGQWIQPYWLWLTVTDAGGALEVTATEGQVRLTARMPH, from the coding sequence ATGACTTCCGACCCTGCCGTGACCGACCTGCCCGTGGATCGCGGCGAACTGGCCACCTATATCGCGGCCAAGCTGTGCCATGATTTCATCAGCCCTGCCGGGGCGATTGTGTCGGGCCTGGACCTGCTGAAGGACCCGAGCGCCCAGGACATGCGCGATGACGCCATGGGCCTGATCACCGACAGCGCAGAGAAGCTGGTCGCCATCGTCCATTTCGCACGCGTGGCCTTCGGTGCGGCCACCTCCAGCGAGCGCTTCTCGGGCGAGGAGCTGCGCGGGCTTGTCGCGGGTCTGGTTGACGGCGGGCGGGCCAGCATGAACTGGCAGGTGCAGACGGATGTCTTCGAAAAGCCGGCGGCCCGCGCCCTGGTCAACCTGGCCTATCTGACCATGGCGGCACTCCCGACGGGCGGCACGGCCACGATTTCGACCCGCCAGGAAGACGGCTTTGTGGTTCTGGACGGCTTGGCCGAAGGGGCGCGCGCCCGCCTCAAGCCCGAGGCCGTGACCGGCCTGGCCGGACAGCGCCTGGCCGAAGGTCTGCCCGGCCAGTGGATCCAGCCCTACTGGCTCTGGCTGACCGTCACCGACGCTGGCGGAGCCCTGGAGGTCACAGCGACCGAGGGCCAGGTGCGGCTCACCGCCCGCATGCCGCACTGA
- a CDS encoding TonB-dependent receptor → MRKLRTALLCGVAMALATPVLAQNANATSQDPANEPEATDVDVVIVTAERREQDLQDYAGTAVVLSGLDLSAVGVQDLTDLEGRVPGLSVANNGGNIEVWIRGVGSSNNTELGDPAAATHFDGVYLPRPAGIGSAFFDIQRVEVNIGPQGTLRGRNATAGTVNIVPWRPGLGIVDSSVEAEVGNYDQRMIQGMVNFPIGDKAAIRIAGYHLEHDAYYEDVGPAGVGGAEAEDNNAARVQLLYQPTERLSVLLAADWINETGTGYTGTNYANPLGEGINPDDIRDPRRVIGRAFTPDLDTRHWGAKATVNYDGDLFDIEYTASYRDLVYNYQAATPLSPFYEGVLDNLTGPGGLNETLDNFSRFQSITDSQSRTHELRFYDNEGPLIWSAGAFYMKEDQYSFLGSTGDRGLFFQGVEFNMPDVDTESWALYADATYDFTDRFRMTVGARYTEDEKSRRGVAARYGFAIGGDGFACCGGVRVGTEGFEFAGRDRTIINPDTNGDGSISEAEIVTFYFNGVSQFGARDNIDDIFANGPVPGGAANPPACLDTVTGDFWNCPPDGRLTYAVPFTGQIFQQVGDMQADFVDWRIRAEYDVTPDNLVYGLIATGNKSGGFNDNIGNAGIAPTYDPETVTLYEVGSKNEFWWGGVKTRLNGSIFYNDYKDQVLTSLLSVAQIVDFLGGPGSVPIPNDTSLALVISYSYNAADSRIYGAQLDGGFDLPYNIGLDFSLLYLKAEVIDAEEIQDFRFQADVAPTEAVFQSIDGKTLPRSPEWQFNMSFSQAVPTERYGLFDYVISAGYRSSQYMTIFNGQDYQQQNNPRLRLDDEVGGYWTFDAGAGWTPPINDRLRFEAYVNNVTDEVHEAAIIITQFDNTRFFTRPRTFGARVRYQF, encoded by the coding sequence ATGAGAAAGCTGAGAACCGCACTGCTGTGCGGCGTCGCCATGGCGCTGGCCACGCCCGTTCTGGCCCAGAACGCCAATGCGACCAGCCAGGACCCGGCCAATGAGCCCGAGGCCACCGACGTCGATGTGGTCATCGTCACCGCCGAACGCCGCGAGCAGGATCTGCAGGATTATGCCGGCACGGCCGTGGTGCTCAGCGGACTGGATCTCAGCGCGGTAGGCGTTCAGGACCTGACCGACCTGGAAGGGCGCGTGCCTGGTCTGTCGGTCGCCAACAACGGCGGCAATATCGAGGTCTGGATCCGCGGCGTCGGCTCCTCCAACAACACCGAGCTGGGCGATCCGGCGGCGGCGACCCATTTCGACGGCGTCTATCTGCCGCGTCCGGCGGGCATCGGTTCGGCCTTCTTCGACATTCAGCGCGTCGAGGTGAACATCGGCCCGCAAGGCACACTGCGCGGCCGCAACGCCACGGCAGGCACGGTGAACATCGTCCCGTGGCGTCCGGGCCTGGGCATCGTCGACAGCTCGGTCGAGGCCGAGGTCGGCAACTATGACCAGCGGATGATCCAGGGGATGGTCAACTTCCCCATCGGCGACAAGGCCGCGATCCGCATCGCCGGCTATCACCTGGAGCACGACGCCTATTACGAGGACGTGGGTCCGGCGGGCGTCGGCGGTGCCGAAGCCGAAGACAACAATGCCGCGCGCGTGCAACTGCTGTATCAGCCGACCGAGCGGCTCAGCGTCCTGCTGGCGGCCGACTGGATCAACGAGACCGGCACCGGCTACACCGGCACCAACTATGCCAACCCGCTGGGCGAGGGCATCAATCCCGACGACATCCGAGACCCGCGCCGGGTGATCGGCCGCGCCTTTACCCCGGACCTGGACACCCGCCACTGGGGGGCCAAGGCGACGGTCAACTATGACGGCGACCTGTTCGATATCGAATACACGGCCAGCTATCGCGACCTGGTCTATAACTATCAGGCGGCGACGCCCCTTTCGCCGTTCTATGAAGGGGTGCTGGACAATCTGACCGGGCCGGGCGGTCTGAACGAGACGCTGGACAATTTCTCGCGCTTCCAGTCGATCACGGACAGCCAGTCGCGCACCCACGAACTGCGCTTCTACGACAACGAAGGGCCGCTGATCTGGAGCGCGGGGGCCTTCTATATGAAGGAAGACCAGTACTCCTTCCTGGGCTCGACCGGCGACCGCGGCCTGTTCTTCCAGGGCGTCGAGTTCAACATGCCCGACGTGGATACCGAATCCTGGGCGCTGTACGCCGACGCGACCTATGACTTCACCGACCGGTTCCGGATGACCGTCGGGGCCCGCTATACCGAGGACGAAAAGAGCCGCCGGGGCGTGGCGGCCCGCTATGGCTTCGCGATCGGCGGCGACGGCTTCGCCTGCTGCGGCGGGGTGCGCGTCGGTACCGAAGGCTTTGAGTTCGCCGGGCGCGACCGGACCATCATCAACCCCGACACCAATGGCGACGGCAGCATCAGCGAAGCCGAGATCGTCACCTTCTACTTCAACGGCGTGTCGCAGTTCGGGGCGCGCGACAACATCGACGACATCTTCGCCAACGGCCCCGTGCCGGGCGGTGCCGCCAATCCGCCGGCCTGTCTGGACACCGTCACCGGTGACTTCTGGAACTGTCCGCCGGACGGCCGCCTGACCTATGCCGTGCCGTTTACCGGCCAGATCTTCCAGCAGGTCGGCGACATGCAGGCCGACTTCGTCGACTGGCGTATCCGGGCCGAATACGACGTGACGCCCGACAACCTGGTCTATGGCCTGATCGCGACCGGCAACAAGTCGGGCGGGTTCAACGACAACATCGGCAATGCCGGCATCGCGCCGACCTATGATCCCGAGACGGTCACCCTGTACGAGGTCGGGTCCAAGAACGAGTTCTGGTGGGGCGGGGTGAAGACCCGGCTGAACGGCTCGATCTTCTATAACGACTACAAGGACCAGGTTCTGACGTCGCTGCTGTCGGTGGCCCAGATCGTGGACTTCCTGGGCGGACCCGGTTCGGTGCCGATCCCCAACGACACCTCGCTGGCCCTGGTCATCTCCTACTCCTACAACGCGGCCGACTCGCGCATCTATGGTGCGCAGCTGGATGGCGGTTTCGACCTGCCGTACAACATCGGACTGGACTTCAGCCTGCTGTATCTGAAGGCTGAGGTGATCGACGCCGAAGAGATTCAGGACTTCCGCTTCCAGGCCGACGTGGCCCCGACCGAGGCGGTGTTCCAGTCGATCGACGGCAAGACGCTGCCCCGTTCGCCCGAGTGGCAGTTCAACATGAGTTTCAGCCAGGCGGTCCCGACCGAGCGCTACGGGCTGTTCGACTACGTCATCTCGGCGGGCTACCGGTCGTCCCAGTACATGACCATCTTCAATGGCCAGGACTATCAGCAGCAGAACAACCCGCGCCTGCGGCTGGATGATGAAGTGGGGGGTTATTGGACCTTTGACGCGGGTGCCGGCTGGACCCCGCCGATCAACGACCGCCTGCGTTTCGAGGCCTATGTGAACAACGTCACCGATGAGGTGCACGAGGCCGCGATCATCATCACCCAGTTCGACAACACGCGCTTTTTCACCCGGCCCAGAACCTTTGGCGCACGCGTGCGTTACCAGTTCTGA
- a CDS encoding DUF1223 domain-containing protein gives MSVARLGLLLFAVVSMGVAVAAFVARGTMTSAPGPVPRLIDDLVVVELFTSQGCNACPPANENLAALARRADILALSWGVTYWDQLGWRDTFADPAYTRRQRDYQRGLGTANVWTPQIVVDGRDHVVGQRMAEIERLLRAHRPGTGPVIRFDARGQAVGLAGGSSPERPADVWLVRYDPRTVEVPVRRGENGGRTLPHAHVVRQLVRLGPWTGQTVGYRLPPGADGLHTAILVQGPNGGPILSAAKGQGTRRTARMLTAP, from the coding sequence ATGTCCGTCGCTCGTCTGGGTCTGCTGCTTTTCGCCGTCGTGAGCATGGGAGTGGCCGTGGCCGCCTTCGTCGCGCGCGGCACCATGACCTCGGCTCCCGGTCCTGTGCCGCGGCTGATCGACGACCTGGTCGTGGTGGAGCTGTTCACCAGCCAGGGGTGCAATGCCTGCCCGCCCGCCAATGAGAACCTGGCCGCCCTCGCCCGCCGGGCCGACATCCTGGCCCTCAGCTGGGGGGTCACATACTGGGATCAGCTCGGCTGGCGCGATACCTTTGCCGATCCGGCCTATACCCGGCGCCAGCGCGACTATCAGCGCGGGCTGGGCACGGCCAATGTCTGGACGCCCCAGATCGTCGTCGACGGGCGCGACCATGTCGTGGGCCAGCGGATGGCCGAGATCGAACGGCTGCTGCGGGCCCATCGGCCGGGAACCGGCCCTGTGATCCGCTTCGATGCCCGGGGTCAGGCGGTCGGTCTGGCCGGTGGCTCAAGCCCCGAGCGGCCTGCCGACGTCTGGCTGGTGCGTTATGATCCGCGCACCGTCGAGGTGCCGGTTCGACGCGGCGAGAATGGCGGTCGCACGCTTCCCCATGCCCATGTGGTTCGCCAGTTGGTGCGGCTGGGGCCCTGGACCGGTCAGACCGTCGGCTATCGCCTGCCGCCCGGTGCCGACGGCCTGCACACGGCGATCCTGGTCCAGGGGCCGAACGGCGGTCCGATCCTGTCGGCGGCCAAGGGTCAGGGCACCCGCCGCACGGCCCGGATGCTGACCGCGCCATAG
- a CDS encoding M20/M25/M40 family metallo-hydrolase: MRLLWLFGSLALALCLAVWSSQSPQPVGADAPATAFSSARAMADVRDLARAPHPLGSAEHGRVRARLIQRLGTDLGLSVTTQAGPLSPGSIRRLEAWDIDPATANYQAVNVVGVLAGTDPSLPAVMLMAHYDTVPGSPGAADDTTGVAAILETVRAIRARGPAPRTLVVLLTDAEELGLDGARVFFGGHPLRDRIGAVINLEARGGGGRAMMFETGRDSAGIVALFAGVVPQVPGGVTSNSLAALVYESMPNGTDFTIPKDRGIAGLNFAFIGRADQYHDPASTPASLDQGSVQHIGTQALETADALVRARVLPTPGPNRAYADVFGRAILQHPVAVGWILLGLTGLGFAVAGLKTRVAALEVGRGVLDGLWLVSTGLVLTQAVRLLAGPMAARAETAETYYTLLRRLPWMQAGAALTVLAVALVMVAGRGRMDRRVLAGLAVVATAAVQVFGGFNPLILGAGVVSVLLSLLPGTAPRTVWGGWLGLIALVGALGTAVQILAPTAAYLFIWIGLLAAAAAAVTALADPGLTRSRIALPAALVTIVAGGWLMAMAHPVFLGIGMDMPGVLALIGLLILTLARPMGPQGVGQRGGQAALGMAAAVLILACAASLVAVYRAPEPTAVVTT, from the coding sequence ATGCGGCTGCTGTGGTTGTTCGGGTCGTTGGCGCTAGCGCTATGCCTGGCCGTCTGGTCCAGCCAGTCGCCGCAGCCGGTCGGTGCCGATGCCCCGGCCACGGCCTTTTCGTCCGCCCGGGCCATGGCCGATGTGCGTGACCTGGCCCGCGCCCCCCATCCGCTGGGCTCGGCCGAGCATGGCCGCGTGCGCGCGCGTCTGATCCAGCGGCTGGGCACGGACCTGGGCCTGTCCGTCACGACCCAGGCCGGACCCTTGTCGCCCGGATCGATCCGGCGGCTGGAAGCCTGGGACATAGACCCGGCCACGGCGAACTATCAGGCGGTCAATGTCGTCGGCGTTCTGGCCGGGACCGACCCGTCCCTGCCCGCCGTCATGCTGATGGCCCATTACGACACCGTGCCGGGGTCGCCGGGTGCCGCCGATGACACCACCGGGGTCGCGGCCATTTTGGAGACGGTGCGGGCCATCCGCGCGCGCGGCCCTGCCCCGCGCACCCTGGTGGTCCTGCTGACCGATGCCGAGGAACTGGGCCTGGACGGTGCGCGCGTCTTCTTTGGCGGCCATCCCCTGCGTGACCGGATCGGCGCGGTGATCAATCTGGAGGCGCGCGGCGGAGGCGGCCGGGCCATGATGTTCGAGACGGGCCGCGACAGTGCCGGGATCGTCGCGTTGTTCGCCGGAGTGGTGCCGCAGGTGCCGGGCGGCGTGACGTCCAACTCCCTGGCGGCCCTGGTCTATGAATCCATGCCGAACGGCACCGACTTCACCATCCCCAAGGATCGCGGCATCGCCGGTCTGAACTTCGCCTTCATCGGTCGGGCGGACCAGTATCACGACCCCGCCTCCACCCCGGCCAGCCTGGACCAGGGCAGTGTCCAGCATATCGGGACCCAGGCGCTGGAGACGGCGGATGCCCTGGTCCGTGCGCGTGTCCTGCCCACCCCCGGACCCAACCGGGCCTATGCCGATGTCTTCGGCCGGGCGATCCTGCAGCATCCGGTGGCCGTCGGCTGGATACTACTGGGCCTGACGGGGCTGGGCTTTGCCGTCGCGGGGCTGAAGACCCGCGTCGCGGCGCTCGAGGTGGGACGCGGCGTGCTGGACGGTCTGTGGCTGGTTTCCACCGGTTTGGTCCTGACCCAGGCGGTGCGTCTGCTGGCCGGGCCGATGGCGGCGCGAGCCGAAACGGCCGAGACCTATTACACCCTGCTTCGGCGGCTGCCCTGGATGCAGGCGGGCGCTGCCCTGACGGTGCTGGCCGTGGCGCTGGTGATGGTTGCCGGTCGAGGGCGAATGGACCGGCGGGTCCTGGCCGGGCTGGCCGTGGTGGCCACGGCGGCTGTGCAGGTGTTCGGCGGCTTCAATCCACTGATCCTGGGGGCCGGAGTGGTTTCGGTGCTGCTGTCGCTGCTGCCGGGCACGGCGCCCCGCACGGTCTGGGGCGGATGGCTGGGCCTGATTGCCCTGGTCGGCGCTCTGGGCACGGCGGTGCAGATCCTGGCCCCGACGGCGGCCTATCTGTTCATCTGGATCGGCTTGCTGGCAGCGGCGGCCGCCGCCGTCACCGCCCTGGCCGACCCCGGCCTGACGCGGTCCCGCATCGCCCTGCCCGCCGCCCTGGTCACGATCGTCGCGGGAGGCTGGCTGATGGCCATGGCCCATCCGGTTTTCCTGGGCATCGGCATGGATATGCCGGGCGTCCTGGCCCTGATCGGCCTGTTGATCCTGACCCTGGCCCGACCCATGGGGCCCCAGGGTGTGGGCCAGCGCGGCGGTCAGGCGGCCCTGGGCATGGCGGCGGCGGTGCTGATCCTGGCCTGTGCCGCATCGCTGGTGGCCGTTTACCGCGCGCCCGAGCCGACGGCGGTCGTCACGACGTAA
- a CDS encoding CheR family methyltransferase, whose product MTPEDFDRLQSLLATRAGYRLTRERIHLAEHRLGPVARREGFDSVDELLRTLWSQPVASLGWSVIEALLNPETWFRRDAAAFDVFGKELLPALSRARPGGRVRVWSAGCSTGQEAYGLAMAALEADASVAITATDLNQRALEKARSGAYSGFEIQRGLTAHTMLRWFDQAEDAWVARPELGAVIRFVRANLLDVPPTALSDESRFDVIFCRHVIADMEPARRAAVLDGLERRLVDDGCLFLGPDERPEADTLAFRPVSGRQGLYVKAPAALRRAA is encoded by the coding sequence ATGACGCCCGAGGATTTCGATCGTCTGCAGTCGCTGCTGGCCACCCGGGCCGGCTATCGGCTGACGCGCGAGCGGATCCATCTGGCCGAACACCGCCTGGGGCCCGTGGCCCGGCGCGAGGGTTTCGACAGCGTCGATGAGCTTCTGAGGACCCTTTGGTCTCAACCCGTGGCCTCTTTGGGCTGGTCGGTGATCGAGGCCCTGCTGAACCCCGAGACCTGGTTCCGCCGTGACGCCGCCGCCTTCGACGTCTTCGGCAAGGAGCTTCTGCCCGCCCTGTCCCGCGCACGGCCCGGTGGCCGGGTTCGCGTCTGGTCCGCCGGATGCTCGACCGGCCAGGAAGCCTACGGCCTGGCCATGGCGGCGCTCGAAGCGGACGCCTCGGTCGCCATCACGGCCACCGATCTGAACCAGCGTGCGCTGGAAAAGGCCCGCTCGGGCGCCTATTCGGGGTTTGAAATCCAGCGCGGCCTGACCGCCCACACCATGCTGCGGTGGTTCGATCAGGCCGAGGATGCCTGGGTCGCACGCCCGGAGCTGGGGGCCGTGATCCGCTTCGTACGCGCCAATCTGCTGGATGTACCACCCACCGCCCTGAGCGACGAAAGCCGGTTCGATGTCATCTTCTGTCGGCATGTGATCGCCGACATGGAACCGGCACGCCGGGCTGCGGTACTGGATGGGCTGGAGCGACGCCTCGTCGACGACGGCTGTCTGTTCCTGGGCCCCGACGAACGGCCAGAGGCGGACACCCTGGCCTTCCGTCCCGTCAGCGGCCGCCAGGGACTGTATGTGAAAGCCCCCGCCGCACTCCGCCGCGCCGCCTGA